The Prochlorococcus sp. MIT 1300 genome has a window encoding:
- a CDS encoding metal ABC transporter substrate-binding protein gives MPLMVSCSSIKNESNISGKPLVLTTFTVLADMARNVAGNRLSVKSITKQGAEIHGYKPTPSDLVQASSASLIVENGFGLELWAEKFISSAGDIPTVVLSEGMKPLLIEGDVYSGKPNPHVWMSPKRAIYYVDKLVLAFSKLDPSGSDIYIRNGNAYKAKLQKLDDQLRKSLASIKPSKRVLVTCEGAFSYLAKDYGMKEAYLWPVNAESQVTPKRMSRLIAKIKEKNIPSVFCESTVSSKAQREVARSSGARFVGTFYVDSLSKEDGPAPTLLELHRHNLRLIREGLAQEN, from the coding sequence ATGCCTTTAATGGTGTCATGTTCTTCGATAAAGAATGAGTCTAATATCTCGGGGAAACCTCTTGTTCTGACAACATTTACAGTGTTGGCAGATATGGCTAGGAATGTAGCTGGTAATCGACTTTCTGTTAAGTCAATTACTAAGCAAGGTGCTGAGATACATGGCTATAAACCAACCCCAAGCGATTTAGTTCAGGCTTCGTCTGCTAGCTTAATTGTGGAGAACGGATTTGGCCTAGAGCTTTGGGCTGAAAAATTTATATCATCTGCTGGTGATATACCAACAGTGGTCCTTAGTGAAGGAATGAAGCCGTTATTAATAGAGGGTGATGTATATTCTGGAAAGCCTAATCCCCATGTTTGGATGTCGCCTAAGAGGGCTATCTATTATGTTGACAAATTAGTTTTAGCTTTCAGCAAGTTGGACCCTTCTGGTTCGGATATTTATATACGAAATGGTAATGCTTACAAAGCTAAACTTCAAAAGCTTGATGATCAACTTCGTAAGTCTCTTGCAAGTATAAAACCCTCTAAACGTGTATTGGTAACTTGCGAAGGTGCGTTTAGCTACTTGGCGAAGGATTATGGTATGAAAGAAGCATATTTGTGGCCTGTTAATGCAGAGAGTCAGGTTACCCCTAAAAGAATGAGTCGCTTAATTGCCAAAATTAAAGAGAAAAATATTCCTTCTGTTTTTTGCGAAAGTACAGTCAGTTCAAAGGCCCAACGCGAAGTTGCAAGGTCGAGTGGGGCAAGGTTTGTAGGTACTTTTTATGTGGACTCTTTGTCAAAGGAAGATGGCCCTGCCCCTACTTTGCTAGAACTTCACCGGCACAATTTACGATTGATTCGTGAAGGCTTGGCTCAAGAGAATTAA